Proteins co-encoded in one Halobacteriovoraceae bacterium genomic window:
- a CDS encoding TolC family protein: MYNISSIFQIIIKLNFSFVFILLSTKSIHASVEELFLQSLKESKQVAIINLNEQKSLLLLKNRITSIYPEISLKNTNSYTDQSDTTNSLNSKIALSLEQKLFQGGAEFALLDLKGIIPRQSDAQKKLEFSTYFAQFSNYYFQLSSALKERDTVRDLLKNLEQRVKLVSKRVTIGRDRGADLLALESQLARLKSDLISTEIQIEHARTNFTNFSNLKNIEITQDNIDPLKLVLEGDANLNERPELKNLKLELEVSQAEVKIQKSSYYPQVSLGSNYYVYHSSSNNTNWDISLNVTMPLLDFGERSSAVMVQKIQTKINQAKLDLSVNNSDKIWSNYIKAFGLKKLEFLKLKESLEKSKDAYKEQLKDVEKGLITQIDVIRSLDDVINLEKLVIRSALDLKLQYYQAKAYLGDYPKSE; this comes from the coding sequence ATGTATAACATTTCTTCCATTTTCCAGATAATAATCAAACTTAATTTTAGCTTTGTTTTCATACTACTTTCTACTAAATCCATTCATGCATCAGTTGAAGAATTATTTCTTCAGTCCCTTAAAGAATCAAAGCAAGTTGCAATTATTAACCTAAATGAACAAAAATCCCTATTACTGTTAAAAAATAGAATTACTTCAATCTACCCTGAGATAAGTCTAAAAAACACTAATTCATATACTGATCAAAGCGATACTACAAATAGTTTAAATTCCAAAATCGCTTTATCTTTAGAGCAGAAACTTTTTCAAGGAGGTGCTGAATTTGCACTACTTGATTTAAAAGGAATTATACCTCGGCAAAGTGACGCACAAAAAAAGCTCGAATTTTCAACATACTTTGCGCAATTTAGTAATTATTATTTCCAACTTTCTTCAGCTTTAAAAGAAAGAGATACTGTAAGAGATCTACTTAAAAACCTTGAACAAAGAGTAAAGCTTGTTAGCAAAAGAGTGACAATTGGTAGAGATCGTGGAGCTGATTTGCTAGCATTGGAATCACAACTTGCAAGATTAAAATCAGACCTTATCTCTACTGAAATTCAAATTGAACATGCAAGAACTAACTTTACTAATTTTTCAAATTTAAAAAATATTGAGATCACTCAAGACAATATTGACCCTCTAAAACTAGTATTGGAAGGAGATGCAAATCTTAATGAAAGACCTGAATTAAAAAACTTAAAATTAGAACTTGAAGTCTCTCAAGCAGAAGTAAAAATTCAAAAATCAAGTTATTATCCCCAGGTAAGTCTTGGATCTAATTACTATGTCTATCATTCTTCTAGTAATAATACAAATTGGGATATAAGTCTAAACGTGACAATGCCATTACTTGATTTTGGTGAGAGGTCATCTGCTGTGATGGTACAAAAAATACAGACTAAAATCAATCAAGCAAAACTTGATCTCAGTGTGAATAATTCTGATAAAATTTGGAGTAACTATATTAAAGCTTTTGGTCTTAAGAAATTAGAATTTCTCAAACTTAAAGAATCCTTGGAAAAAAGTAAGGATGCATACAAAGAACAATTGAAAGACGTTGAAAAAGGACTAATTACACAAATAGATGTTATAAGAAGTCTTGATGATGTTATTAATCTTGAAAAACTTGTCATCAGGTCTGCTCTTGATTTGAAATTACAATACTATCAGGCCAAGGCCTATCTAGGGGATTATCCAAAGAGTGAGTAA
- a CDS encoding carboxypeptidase regulatory-like domain-containing protein translates to MGFIFLQQKKAVACLFSSSSGIIRPDGKIIKNAKVIRTINEADKFVDETTTDENGYFEFPSSFRRSLLHILPHEFAVGQMIIVIVDGKEYDIWSGVKRSRIEHGEGRGVLIYLECELLNEKKFITVNGQTFYSLCKWEVDEDQPEDIF, encoded by the coding sequence TTGGGGTTTATTTTTTTACAACAAAAAAAAGCAGTTGCATGTTTATTTTCTAGTTCCTCTGGAATTATTAGGCCAGATGGCAAGATTATTAAAAATGCTAAAGTTATTAGGACGATCAATGAAGCTGACAAATTCGTTGATGAAACGACCACTGATGAAAATGGATATTTTGAATTTCCTTCTTCTTTTAGAAGAAGTCTTCTTCATATTCTTCCACATGAATTTGCTGTCGGTCAGATGATAATAGTTATAGTTGATGGAAAGGAATATGATATTTGGAGTGGAGTTAAACGCTCACGAATAGAGCATGGTGAGGGTAGAGGTGTTCTTATTTATTTAGAATGCGAACTTTTAAACGAGAAAAAGTTTATTACGGTCAATGGCCAAACCTTTTACTCGTTATGTAAATGGGAGGTAGATGAGGATCAACCAGAAGATATTTTTTAA
- a CDS encoding efflux RND transporter permease subunit → MSLSSISIRNPVFAWMIMVSLILFGILGFRELGINENPDVDYPSISISYTYDGATPEVVEKDILEPVESVLVSMQGIKDMTSTAGRGQGSIELEFTLEKNIDFALQEVQTLLGRAQRQLPDTIETPTVTKSNAADDPILYLAITSKTLNERELNILFKDGIVDQLTTVEGVSEIRAFGSQDPMMRIDVDAKKLRSYQLTLTDITETLKREHVELPAGKFENVEMEKSLRILGEGKTVNDFRNMIIGRRGGRANYIPIKLSDVANIYQGVANRTRVSRVNGIPSLSMPIYKQRGANAVEVADRVKERVQEISSSLPQGTNLSVNFDRTTFVRISINELLQNLVISALLTSLVCWLFLNSVSATVNILLAIPTAIIGTFAFMHLLGFTLNTFSFLGLTLAIGIVVDDAIVMLENIVRYANEGYDKVQASFKGSREITFAVIATTAVLIAIFSPITLMPGIEGRFFNEFALTLCIAVSLSSVEALTLAPMRCSQFLDVSSKGLFIHRIVDRAVEWGKNFYIKCLTYSLKHKTIILASALIFFAASLLSLKYIDKEFSPESDRGFMFVIFIAPDGKSIDYTNSRVKEFEKIVMAHQSVRKVIVAVGGGRGATSGNRGFGVIILKDLEKRSKSQFEVADELRKQFKEIKGIHIIVRDRMGSVIGGRRGSPIEFTITGPSLEKQKELYKLISKEMADSQLMVGIRSDDVGELPEIHVVPDRKKAQDHGVEINTIASTLNIGIGGISAGKYTENGRRYDLFVQLAENDREEDKLSSLLLQNNRGEFISLSDVVSVEPAFGPQNIYRENRLRGVRVDANLASGVNQSKAMEFVQKKAKEIFPEKYYLKFSKNLNESLINIVLIMLLGLVIAYMLLASQFNSFVDPLTVFLAIPFGLTGAFFALWMTGETLNIYSMIGILLTMGIVKKTSILIVEFSNHLRDQGMDLYDAIISACSTRFRPIIMTTFTTLASALPAAFIAGAGIETRRPMALVILGGVFLSTVFTLIVIPCFYVSIARPRREILVEID, encoded by the coding sequence ATGAGTTTATCTTCGATTTCTATAAGGAACCCTGTTTTTGCTTGGATGATTATGGTCTCTCTCATTCTATTTGGAATTCTAGGGTTTCGTGAATTAGGTATTAATGAAAATCCAGATGTTGATTATCCCTCAATTTCTATTTCATACACCTATGATGGAGCAACTCCTGAAGTTGTTGAAAAAGACATTTTAGAACCAGTTGAGTCTGTTCTTGTTTCAATGCAAGGTATAAAAGATATGACCTCAACTGCTGGACGTGGACAAGGGAGTATTGAACTTGAATTTACCTTAGAAAAAAATATTGATTTTGCTCTTCAAGAAGTCCAAACATTGTTAGGTAGAGCACAAAGACAGTTGCCTGATACTATAGAAACACCCACTGTTACAAAGTCAAATGCTGCAGATGACCCAATTCTTTATCTTGCTATTACATCAAAAACTTTAAATGAGCGCGAACTAAATATCTTATTTAAGGATGGAATTGTCGATCAATTGACAACTGTTGAAGGAGTTTCAGAAATAAGAGCATTTGGTTCACAAGACCCGATGATGAGAATTGATGTTGATGCAAAAAAACTTCGCTCTTATCAGTTAACTCTTACAGACATCACTGAAACGTTGAAAAGAGAGCATGTTGAACTACCTGCTGGGAAATTTGAAAATGTTGAAATGGAAAAAAGTTTAAGAATACTAGGAGAAGGTAAAACTGTTAACGATTTTAGAAATATGATCATTGGCCGTAGAGGTGGTAGGGCCAACTATATTCCGATTAAACTCTCTGATGTTGCAAATATTTATCAAGGAGTTGCAAATCGAACAAGAGTTTCCAGAGTGAATGGAATACCTTCGTTGTCGATGCCGATTTATAAACAAAGAGGAGCAAATGCAGTAGAGGTTGCAGATAGAGTTAAAGAAAGAGTTCAAGAAATATCTAGCTCATTACCCCAAGGGACAAATCTTTCGGTCAATTTTGATAGGACTACATTTGTCAGAATTTCAATTAATGAACTATTACAAAACTTAGTTATTTCTGCGCTTTTAACCTCTCTTGTTTGTTGGTTGTTTTTAAATTCAGTCTCGGCGACAGTGAATATTTTGCTCGCGATTCCAACTGCCATTATTGGAACTTTTGCTTTTATGCATTTACTAGGATTTACACTCAATACTTTCTCCTTTTTGGGACTCACTTTGGCCATTGGGATTGTTGTTGATGACGCCATAGTCATGCTAGAAAATATAGTCCGATATGCAAATGAAGGATATGATAAGGTTCAGGCCTCATTCAAAGGAAGTCGAGAAATCACTTTTGCAGTCATAGCTACTACTGCTGTTTTAATCGCAATTTTTTCTCCAATCACACTTATGCCTGGGATTGAAGGACGATTTTTCAATGAATTTGCACTTACACTTTGTATAGCAGTAAGTTTGTCATCTGTAGAAGCATTAACTCTGGCCCCAATGCGCTGTTCTCAGTTTTTAGATGTTAGCTCTAAAGGTTTATTTATTCACCGAATTGTTGATCGGGCCGTGGAGTGGGGAAAGAACTTTTACATTAAGTGTTTAACATATTCCTTAAAACATAAAACAATTATTCTCGCATCGGCATTAATATTTTTTGCGGCCTCTCTTTTATCACTCAAGTATATTGATAAAGAATTCTCTCCAGAGTCTGATAGAGGTTTTATGTTTGTCATCTTTATTGCTCCAGATGGAAAAAGTATAGATTACACAAATTCAAGAGTAAAAGAATTTGAAAAAATTGTAATGGCCCATCAAAGTGTTAGAAAAGTTATTGTTGCGGTTGGTGGTGGGCGTGGAGCAACCTCTGGTAATCGAGGATTTGGAGTTATCATCTTAAAAGACCTTGAAAAAAGAAGTAAATCCCAATTTGAAGTTGCTGATGAATTACGAAAACAGTTTAAAGAAATCAAAGGAATTCACATTATCGTTAGGGATAGAATGGGTTCTGTTATAGGAGGACGAAGAGGTAGTCCAATTGAATTTACGATTACAGGGCCTAGTTTAGAAAAACAAAAAGAACTTTATAAATTGATAAGCAAAGAGATGGCCGATTCTCAATTAATGGTCGGTATTCGTTCAGATGATGTTGGAGAGTTACCAGAAATTCATGTCGTTCCTGATCGTAAGAAGGCACAGGATCATGGTGTTGAAATAAATACGATTGCTTCAACGTTAAACATTGGGATTGGAGGAATCAGCGCTGGAAAATACACTGAAAATGGCAGACGTTATGATCTTTTTGTACAATTAGCAGAAAATGATCGTGAAGAGGACAAGCTTTCATCTTTATTGCTTCAAAATAATAGAGGTGAATTTATTTCATTAAGTGATGTAGTTTCCGTTGAGCCGGCATTTGGTCCTCAAAATATTTACAGAGAAAATCGTCTTCGTGGTGTTCGAGTTGATGCGAACTTGGCAAGTGGAGTGAATCAAAGTAAAGCGATGGAGTTTGTGCAAAAAAAGGCAAAAGAGATTTTCCCTGAAAAATATTATTTGAAGTTTTCAAAAAATCTTAACGAGTCGCTCATCAATATTGTTTTAATTATGCTTTTAGGATTAGTTATTGCTTACATGTTGCTTGCGAGTCAGTTTAATTCATTTGTAGATCCATTGACTGTTTTTCTAGCGATTCCATTTGGACTCACAGGAGCTTTTTTTGCACTTTGGATGACAGGTGAAACGTTAAATATTTATTCAATGATTGGGATATTACTAACAATGGGAATTGTTAAAAAGACTTCTATTTTAATTGTAGAGTTTTCAAATCACTTGCGTGATCAAGGCATGGATTTATATGATGCTATAATCTCGGCCTGTTCGACTCGTTTCCGTCCTATCATTATGACGACTTTTACAACTTTGGCCTCGGCCCTACCAGCGGCCTTTATAGCTGGTGCAGGAATTGAAACGAGAAGGCCTATGGCACTTGTTATATTAGGGGGAGTATTCCTTTCTACAGTATTTACTTTAATTGTCATTCCCTGCTTTTATGTAAGTATTGCTAGACCAAGGCGTGAAATTTTAGTTGAAATAGATTAG